Within Spinacia oleracea cultivar Varoflay chromosome 4, BTI_SOV_V1, whole genome shotgun sequence, the genomic segment agttgattgagcacgatatgagcctACTTGGGATTgcggaaaatatggcgttggataggacatagtggagggagagaatatacgtTGATGACGTTATTTGCCTTATACATCTTCCATTTTGACTCTCTTAGTTTACTTCTTGCGTTTTGCAAACCTTTAGTGGAcggttttgtttttgttttttttttaaatttttttaaaggcTCACTTTTATATGCTATTTTCAAAATACttattgtatttatttttaattttctctttttaAATTTTGCTTATTTTTACTATCccttataatattttttctgTATATTTTAGCTCTTATTTTACTTTCATTACTTTCCCTTTCCCCCTCttccttgtttattcttttaacttctCGTTCCTGTCTTGTTTGATTGGTCACATTGACGATCTCCTATttcgattcatgttagccgatcTCAAATCATTTTGGGAGTAATGCTTTGTTGTTGTAGTAAATATTCTTGTTAATGCCATACATTAAATATTCTTGTTAGTGCAATAAACAATCTTCTTCGTGCTAACTCATAACTTCTCTTATTAGTAAATATTAACCCAGCTCCaaatcatcttcttcttcttcttattaaTGCCAAAGAATTGAAGACCACGATCCATATATTATTTCTTCCCCTACCAACCCGCCAAATTAATTATCACTTCAAATCATTCTTCATTTCCAGATTTTCTTTTATCAATTAAGTATACTTATCTTTCGATTGTTAAAATATCATCAAAATTAAATGTCTAAAGTTTATTATCTTAATTGAGCCTATTAAGGTATTGTGCCAATCAAAAACTAGTTAGAATTGAGATAAAACCCAATTAAATATGGGAATTAAGAGTAATCCAATGCCTCGATTGTTGAGTGTACTTTGCAGTTCTAAGTCAGACAAGATATTGGTGTTAAATATTGGTGAAGGGTGATTAGTTTGGTGAAGGGTTAAATATTGGTGTTAAATATGCCTCGAGTGTTAAATATTGGTGACGCTGCTGCATAGGTTAACTTACCAACTTCATGATCTTATGTGAAGGGTGATTAGTTTTGAAagctttttttttccatttaagaTTTCTGAAATTGAAGTTCCAATTTCAAATATATTTGCTTAATTCTGTTAAAAGGCTCCACTTTGGTATCATATCATCATGGTTGAGGAAGAAGAAACACCATTAGATTCTTATGTTTCTAATATCCTTACATCAAATTTGGTATATATCTGCATGTGGTACCTTTTCCTACTAATTCTTCGATCTTCAAGGTTACGGTTTTTGCCTAACCTTTTGGTTCAACATTCCATTTCGGATGAATTTTCCCTTCCCCTTTGTTTGTTAAAAgtgctaattaattaaaattcctCCCCTAAATTTCCTTTTCAGTTTAATTTCCTTTTATTCATTGCCTATTGGACACACTTTAAAAACCAATCCAACCATTGTACCTATGCCAAGTGGATTTTTAACTCAAGGACCTAAACTATTAATCAAGGGGACTAACCTTTTTTTATGCTTTGGTTAAATTTGGCCGGAAAATGAATAGTAGATCCTAAAAGGTGACCAAAAAAGATGCAGGTCCTAAACggtgaaaaaatataaaaggtTGGACCCCAACTTTGTTCTTAACTCTTTTTCTAAGTGAAAGAACTTgatgaaacagaggtagtatttTTAAGAAACTTGCTGCTGCCAatattcgaacctgagaccatACAAGGCTGAaaacttgtcatttttagtgcTACCAACTACTCCAAACTAATTAACCCTCCCGGGTTTGTTTCGGATGTACTTTTGGAGGACAGTACTCCATGAACTATCTTTGTATTcttaactttttaatttaaatgttACACGCTTGCATTTAAAAAATAACGAAGCTACTCCCAACTCAAGGATGGTAAACTAAATGTgttgatttccttttatcttgtagGGGCTagagcccccccccccccccccccaatccCCAATCTCCACCCCTGAGTTTGTTTTCGAAACTTTCAGCTGCTAGAGATGTTGATGAACAATATTGGTGAGGCTGTCCATAAGCTGGTGATTGAAGCAGGCATTCTTCCTATTCTGGTCAAAATTGTGAAGAAAAAGGTACTCTGTAATTTGTTTTCTCACCCAGATGGGCTGATGGAAGCAACAACTTTGATTGCCTGTTTATACTTGATCTGACTTTCTTGCCTCCCATTGTGCAGTCTGATTTACCTGTGCGAGAAAGGATATTCCTTCTTCTAGATGCCACACAGACATCAGTTGGTGGAGCAACCGGAAAGTTTCCACAATACTATAATGCTTATTATGAGTTGGTGGTAGGTTATGTCATGCATGAACTTCCAGCTTGTGGGCTTTTGAGTCTTGTATAATAAGAGTTGTTTTGAGCTTTATTCATATTGATGGACGGTGGTTCTTATTTTATCAGATCTCATCTTAGCCTTAACAGAAATGGTTGTGAAACCTGTTAATGAATAATGTGCAGTATGCGAGGGGTGCAGCCATTTTggctttttttattttcctgAAAAGTGAATCGGTTTCAAGCTGCatatcaccccccccccccctccccccgtCCCGAGAGCATTGTTGAAGATTATTTCAGATGTTTTGTGACAAATATTTAGAAGATAGAAGACCCTGGCTGAGCAATGCTTCGTGTTTTAACAAGATTTTATAGATAAATATGTGCATGTTCCGACTTGGGGTTTGAAACTTTGAGTAGCCCTTGGTTACACTGGAACTCAATGCCTTTTATTTTCACCTATCCTCCTAGTGGTGATTAACTAACCTTTAAGAAAAGACCATGATCATGTAACTTATTGCTCATACCGTCCTGACCTGAAGCCTGCTCGATCACCTCTTCTCTTTTAAGTTTCCCTGTCTCCTGAGCTGTATGAGGCAACACATATGTTTTGGAGGCGAACCATTAAGATTTCTAATTGTTTGTTATTGCTCTCTCCTCCCATTTCTAGACCAGCTACAGAAAATGGTCAGTTTCTGTCTTCTTATTCTTTTGACATTGATGATCATTTATTCTAGATgacgaggaatttcactttggTCGTTTCCAAACCTGATCCCCTGAAACTGGAGCCAAGTTTGTAGCAAACCAGAACAGATTTTATTGCTCAAACTCGTCTTTGGAAAATATGGTCTTTAGGGCACTAATCCGAAACTGCTACAATTTGTGACCCTACAATGAATAATTGATGAGATCCTTTAGATCTTGTGATTGAAGATTACATTTTAGCTTCTTTTCTCAGAATCTCTATGACATTGGCATTTAAAAGTCGAAACAGTTGTCTCTATTAACGGACAATGGAAGCTATTTTCTTTTACATGTTAACTACTCTTTTGTGTTTGACTTATTTCTCCTCGTGTATCTcatttctctttttgttccttctCTCTCTAAGACTCTTTCTTTTATATCAAGTCGAGTAGCTACTTTATATCCTGAATACATCATCATCCCACTACTTTTTTTTGCAATTGGCATGAATCTATTAGATGAAGACTTTTTTAGGGAGGATAGCATGAGAAAATTTAGAGTGAAGTTAACAATTTCCAACGTTTTGGCACATTCCAACATGTAGTGGTGGAAATACGTTTTTGGAAGCTTGGATGGGTAGGAGAAAGTTGGTATATGCCTTACCTTTGGTGCAGATTTTCCAAGGGATTTTCGTAAGGGAAAGGGCAAGGCTAAAACTGTTAGAGACGCTTTTCATTATACTTGTGTCatattttgataaaagtaaAATTATTGAGGAGAAAATTCATCCTTTCATCAAGAGTCGAGATGTGGGGTAGCTTGTAGAGGTCACTAGGAACAGTGGTGATATGTTAAATATTGGAAGtcttttgaacttgaacttgctTCTAATTAGGTTATCAATAActattttgtattattttcCTCTTAGTAAACTCAAGGGTAAAAGAAGGTACAGAAACGTTGTTACACTTCATGGAAGATAATATGAGATTTATGTCCCTCTCAATTTCCGCCTCACCCGCTcccaaaagttttgaaaaaaaaaaaaaaaaaaaacggaaaaagGAAAGTGACTGAGTTTCACATCTTGAATTTGCTCGTGTAATAGGTGTTTTTATATGTTATATTTTTTCTGTCCGTCCCATTGCCACCCATGTTTGTAACTTTGTACTTATTTCTTGCTCCCctatttctttttgctttttcCGGATTAATAGTTTTTATATTGTTCGTGGGTAGTGTATTTGATGatttcttaaaatttaaaatgcaCTGACCGCTTCTTTTTATTCAGAGTGCAGGAGTAAAGTTTCCTGGAACTGTAAGGCCCCATCCAGTCTCGTCTGACCATAACTCCTCTGGTGCAAACAATAGCAATTTGACTATCGGAAGCATTGCCTCGGCAAGCGAAAGGACCACTAAAAGGGAAGAATCTCAGCCTGCTCCTGGGTCCAGGTAGTTTATCACTCCTGTCTTGGTAACTACTCTTATCATCATTTTGAGTTGTGTTGAAGTAGTTGTCAAGCATCTAACAGAATAACTAAAATCTAAATCATTTAATATGCCTCAAACAATACGCTTTTTTTGTTTTCCTCATAGTAACCTTGCCATGCTGAACTGTTGGTTATCTCAACGCTGTAGATGATCTTGTTTCTGTAATAGGCATAATATTCATATATTACGGAGTAGTGCACTAGCAATCTGGTGCATGAAATTCATTAATTTCTAAATTTGTGCTTATACAGTATAATTGAGAAAGCTAAAGCAGCAATGGAAGTTCTAAGAGAAGTTTTGGATGCAGTCAATGCTCAAAATCCCGAGGTACTTCTGAACTCATAGTCTTTCGGTGGATACACTTTCATGCAAATACTGCAGAGGATTTATATGCATTTTGAATACTACCATACAAGGAAAGTTTTCCTCTCTGTCGGCAATAGGAAATAGTAAAATATGTCTTAGCTCCTTGGGTATTGTTGTGTAGGGCTGTAACTTCGGGAGCTGGCTCGACGAGCCCTCAATCTAAGCTTGGCTTGATCTTGGTTTGACCTAGCCTAAGCCAAGGTGGCCTCGATCTGAAACACTGTTTTGCTTAGTGCTCTTTTGCTTAAGGTCTGGCATCCCTGAACAGGGGGGGATTGACATACTCTTACAAAATGTTGTACCTGTGTAGCTTGTAAAACGAGTTTGCATCTTCTTTGCCGTTTTAGTCTAATGTAGAAGGTAAAAGACAATTGACAAGTCTCTGTATTCCTGATAGTTGTTCTTCATGCTACCATCTGTCCCGTTCTACTTCTTGCATCGGTTGCTGCTTCTTGAGCTTGACAATTTTGACATgcacaaatttttattttatttaaaggcGGTGTACAATAAAAATTGTACATCGAAATAAAAGTTAGGTCAAAACGTTTAAAAGTTATCACGGTataatgtactccctccgtattttattaggagtcacatTACCATTTCTGgccgtattttattaggagtcacacttccatttttagtaatttttctaccccaccatctaattaaataatatatctaatttaccctatgacccaccaccaagttaagcaattaatttcagaaaccCCCCACCCTCCAGAATTAATGGTCCCTACTTGTTttacttgattaaaatatttaccccaatcccacttgctttattattttatttcattcaactatTCTTCCTTATACCCGTATCCGGCCATATGTGACTCCTATTtatatacggagggagtaaatgttATCTATTTCTTAGTGCTAAAATTTTCtgctttaataaaaattatatcttcaaaatcactaataacaTAGAAAAGTAACTatgtaaccctttaaaatgtttatcaataaaaaaaattataatataaaagttcaTCAAAAGatgttaaaagttaccaaaactACCCGATGTACAAATATGTACACCTTTTGCATGCAAGCCTTTTGTTTGACCTGTTGTCATCAGGAAAATTTTATTATCCTGTATATCCTCAAAataatagataaataattaaagttgAAAGAAGCTAGAGGGTTGATTGTCTGATGTCTACATGTCTTGGAATGCTTCTTATGTCATTTACAACTCATTTTTATCAATTGATACTCACAACTTTATCATCTGGGTAATGGTGCTGCTGATTAACTTTCGTGTAAATGCTGCTTGAAATTAGTTTAACTGTGTATGTACGCACTCATTTCTCTTTTAGGCCGCAAAGGATGAGTTCACTCTTGATCTTGTGGAGCAATGTTCATTTCAAAAAGACAGAGTAATGCACCTTGTGATTTCATCCAGGTAAAAATAAAGAAGTACTGCTTAttcctagtttttttttttaattgtataCTTGTATGTGCTCTTTACTAGGACATCTTCTCATTGAGACAAAATCAAATACCAATGTGAATTGTGAAAATGAAGTTAGAAGTAGGACTATAGACAGACTGTAGACTCCATGATCTCTTTTCGCATGCACTGGAAACCGGGAAGTCTgcaattataaatattatattcacagaTCACAAATCAtccgtttatttttttaatggtCTCAAAACTAAAATGAACCCTTTTGTGGACGATGGTGTTGCATTACAAGATAAAACACCTCCCAGCGCCACACATACAACTAATTTATTAGGCTGCTTTGAAGACACCGGTTTGGTCCCCGTGTGCGTCCAGGATTAAAATTCTGTTACGGATTATCTATttgttcaaaaaataaaattaaagtttAGGTAAATATTGTAAGTAGCCATATTAAAACAATTGATCAAAGATAATGAATATGGAAAATATTATACAGAAtatttatatgattaataatcTTTAGATGATGTCCTATATAAGGTTCATTTTATATTTCTGTTGTATGATATACAATTATGCACAGCTTCTATTCTTCCctcttcttgttcttttaatagTCCTTATGTTCCAAATAATTTCTTTACTTTGAGGATGGGTATTAACGGTGGTTATGAAATTAATACACCTTCATTACACTGTTGCCACTTTGTAAGATTATCTGCTTATCCAAAGAACCTGTCATTGAAGGAAATTTTTGTACGATACTTGAAGGAAGAACTTTTTTTGGGTGCatccaaaaaataataatacctGTAAccgtaataaataaattattttgggACAGAGGTAGTATGAAAAAATTTAGTACGAAAAAACTGTTTTAATTAGAGAACTACAACAGTTCTTTTACATCGAATATCCAGCTCATGATTTCAACGTTTCATTTTTATAAACAGAGATGAGAAATTGGTCTCTCAGGCTATAGAGTTGAACGAACAGCTCGGCAGGATTTTGGCAAAGCATGCAGCTCTGCTTTCAGAAGAGCCTGCATCAACAGCTAAAGCTCCTGCAACTCCTAAGCAACTCACTCTATCGTTGAACGATAATAATCACATGGATAGTGCCGTTTGTGTACCAAACCATAATATGGCTAGGGGGGGCTCTTGGGCatcaaatcataaaaatcatgcTGGTCAGCTAAATCATATCAATCGTACAGACCATGAAGAaacagatgaagaagaggaggcAGCTCAGCTTTCTCGTAGGTGCGTGCCTATGTAGTCTCTATATAAATTTCCTTTGGTCTTGGAATTTGTGTTGACCCTTGGACTTAAACTCAGGATTCGGAAAGGAAAAGCACTTGTCAGGCCTGAAGATGAAGAAAGTGCACAAGGGAGGCCCTTGGGATTGCAGGGAATTTCCATGCCAACTGAAACTTTGCATCGTCCTCTTATAAGACCTTTAACTCTCGAATCACCATCCCGTGAGCTGACGGTGCCTCCTTTGATCCCTCCCCCACCTGCAAAACATGTTGAGAGGGAAAAATTCTTCCAGGAGAAGAAGGGAGATGGCGCTTCTTTATCAGGCCATATGAGGGGTCTTTCATTACACAGTCGCAATGCTAGTAATAGCTCATACAATGGGAGCATAGGCTCTAGTGAGTGATAGTAGCCCACTCTTTGAGTATATTTATTATATGTTATGCGGCTTTTACAGTTGAATATTGATGTTATCTCATATGGAAGGAAAGAGATCTTTCATTGTTGTTCTGGGTTTGGTTGAGTGCGTCTGAAGCTATGTGTGGACATACAGGTGTATATGTATGAAGCTATATATGTGGACATACAGGGTCTGTTGGTGGCGATGATTTCTGTATACTTGCTTTTGTCGGTTTAGGTATCAGGTTTCCTGTAGTAAAGCATTTTTAGGATGTGTTTGTAAATGAGTTGTTTCTTCATGTTCGATATGTATATCTATACCTGAATGAATGTAAcagttattttatttattataagaatatactttttttttacagataAGAAGAAATTAGATTAGGAGGCCCTTCGCACTCAAAGGGAACTTCTAAGTCGTCACTATTGTACAATTGAATTTAACCCTTGACTGTTACAAGGGACAATATGCATCTAATCTGTAACAAGATGTCCTACATTAGCTATTTAATCTGCTGCTCTATTTGCTTCTTTATAGATGTGTTGAATATGAACTGTAGAAAAGTGTTGAAGAGGGATTCTGATGTCCTTGGCAATGGTATGAAGTTTCCAAGGAACGTTTCAGATACATTTTACTGCATTATAAATTTATCACTAGAAGATTGACCTTCAATATagatattttgaatttgtagccgAGTTGTCTCTTGAAGACCTTTATGAAGTGTCATAGCATTTGCCATAAAACCTGAGTCGTGCCTAGGTTGAAAGCAATCGTGGATGTAGTATTATCAGTGTTGTCTCTGATGATGTTGTCTGCTGCTGCGGAGTTAGATTTGTACAAACCGTCGAAATTGACTTTGAAGGCGCCATCGGGTGGCGGAAACCACTTCACCAAGAGAGATGGGGAAGTGGTTGGAGGAGAGATATGATGAGAATGTGGAAAAAGGGTATATCTAAGTTATTGGGTGTCAATAAGGAGCCGAAACTCCTATTCTTTTTGTGCATTAGAAGCTTCGAAAAAGTACCTACAATTCGGAAAAGAGGATTGAGAGAAGTTACAGTCATTCATCTCTTTCCAAATAGACCAACAAAGACAAAAGAAATTTGGTGAGCGTGATGGGGTGGCGCCTAAGGTCTTCTAGAGTTTTGAAGAAATCATCATTTGGTATTGTACAATTTAACAATTGTTTATTGAGTCTATGGGTCTAAACTTGTTTGAAAGAAGGACAAGTTAATAAGAGATGATTAATAGATTCATCTTCTAAGTTGCATCTTGGGCAAGAAGCTGTTGGTAAAATCTTTCTAGAAAATAGGATTTTTCTTGTTGGGATGCTTTTGTGGCACGTTTGCCATAAAAAGATTTTCAATTTGATCCAGTTATAGTTCCACTTCATAGAAGTTTGTGAAAGGTCATGTGCTAGCCATGTGGCCACTTGACCGAGAACTCATCCCCATATTGGTTCATCAGGTGTGTCATTAGAAGGAATAGGAATAGCTTTGATACGTAACGCAATGTGTTGTTGAACTATAGGGGATAATTTCCCCAAGTTCCAATGCATGCTTTGAGGGAAGTATAAAATCTGAATTGTGGCATGAATATTGATCGTGTTTGTATGTTTGTTCAAGATGTCAATAAGGTTTGACTAGGCTATCCAGTTATCCAGCAAAAATTGAAAGAAGAGTCATTGCCTACTTTCTAGCGGATTCCTTTATGTAGTATTTCTCGTCGACTTAGTATATGTGTCCAAATGAGAGAATCTTTCTGTTTAGGTTTAACTATTAAGAAAGCATTATTCGAGAGAGGTATTTACTTCTCATTAGAGAAGCCCTAAATTATTGTTATTCCAAAGGATTTTCCATCCAATTTGGCTATAAATgctctctttttcttttcttgatCTAGGCCTAGTGATAGTAAGGGAGAGGAAGTCGGTGATTCCGCTCGGAAGAGGGCTCCAATACTATATAGGGTGCATCTATTCTCTTAAGCATTTCATTGTATCGGTGTTGTAGTAGGGGAAGTAATTCACCCAATACATGCTAGTGGGAAGTCTCATATCCCTAGACCTTTAACCAATTGTTTCTTAGTCTCATTCATTAGTTTTCCTTGATATAATTAGTCTTTAATCAACCACGAAACTGTTTTCTCCTTAGCATTTAGATTAATTCTCGACTTAGTTCTATGAGTATTCCTCGTGGATTCGACCCTACTTGCCCTACTACATAGTTAGTTGCACAAGTTAGGTATTATTTTTATGTAGGTGTGCTGCCGCATCAAATGCGGTCGACGAGCTCATGCAAGACAAACAAGTGATCCTTTAACAACTTAGCTTCGTTTAGGGGCAAGTTGAAGAGGCATTAGACAAGTGAGGGACCCTAGTTTGAGCGGCCACCACTCCCGCGAGATGCAATTTTCCAGTGATACCAGCCTTGAAGGATTTTTTTGTTGTCCGATAAAAGTTacagatgttaggttatgaagaatctaatgtcatgcggaaaaaccataaatgccagaatccaaattaaatgcacataatcaacaacaacaataacaacaacaaagccttagtcgcaaaatgatttggggtctgctaacatgaatcgtcataGGAAATCGttattgtcaccaatcaaaccagcaAGGAGCAGGAAGTAACAAGAAAAAAGCAAGGAAGAGAAgttggaattaatgaaagtaacaTAGGAGacaaatgtatatatattatagaagaaatattgtaagagataataaaaaaaataagtaaagtttaaaataaatgaataagtaaaataagtacatttcaaaatagcatgtaaaaatttaaaaaaattcaaaagaattttaaaaataaaataaaaaataaaaataggaataaaaataaattaaaaatagaaaatagaaaaaaacAGAAACATGAAAgctgtataagtcaaatgaagtcatcaatatatattttctccCTCCACtttgtcctatccaacgccatattttcctcaatcccaagaaagctcatatcgtgcccaatcaccttcctccaagttttcttaggtcttcccctactcCTTGCAATTCTattatttagcataatttagtgcaCACAATTTAGTGAACACAATTTgtgatgcgtgtcttccctagctgctcccgaaccgaacaagaacaagttagaacgccaaacgtcgtccctccgtagaaagtccacaacacgttcggatccgccttagatcgtaccaactagggtatataatataaggtttatgaatttCGGGATCTCACTTTAATGTGATGAGCAAAGAGAATTgaattgtgtttcaattgatgtGTATTGTACATGTCCATAGGCCATGTATatataggaaataggaaaaaccaTAGGTACCAAAACCCTGGCACGATTTAGGAAAATAtaccaaaaatccaaaatcctaaAACTCCTAGGACTGGCCGGATGCTTTGCTTGCATAGCAAGCAAGCCGACCAACTTGCCTTTTGCACGAAGCCATGCGCGCTGGCCCAAGGCAGCAGGCACATCAACGCTGGACCGCGTGCTAGGcgcagcagcgctggcccatggcgcTGGCCAGCTGCGCTGGCCCTTGTGGCTGTACGCGGTGTGCCTTGGCCTATGGCGCTGGCCAGTAGCGCTGGCCCTTGTGGCTGGCGCGCTGTGCCACGGCCCACGAGCGATGGGCCGTTGCTTCGTGCAACGGTCTGTCGCTCGTTccgtgcttccgattcgtttttccgattccgaaatttattcatgattcgaacaatatttacgtttccgatatATTTCCGagttcgacaatatttccgattccgaaattttttcgtttccggtaatatttccgattccggcaatacttCTATTTCcgattaatatttccgatacgaaccatatttccgtttccggcaatatcttcgacttcgataatattaatatttccgttatgaaccatatttccatttccggtaatatcttcatttccggcaaatattctttctttgctttTTGACAGCTtgcttagctcccactgaaaccaacatccatcatttccgaatatccaaTTAGAGTATctattgaatataatattcaactaaatacttgatctgttaaCGTACTATATATTTGTGtgaacctacgggttcagtcaagagtaagttgtggcattaattatattaattccacttgaactgagaggcctctagctaggcattcagatcacttgatctcactgaataattaacttgcttaattaatactgaaccgcatttactagacttagcattaaatgcaaacttggaccaagggaattatttccttcagtctcccacttgtccttagggacaagtgtacatttcctaattcctttgtcgttcgatgcctgctcatgaacataaggtaagactgttcatccttattacgttcagaggtatttctcaatgtcagagttcaactggtcaaataaacagataatcatagcctatgattcatctgagcacgaccatgcattttacagtttctagctctccgagtggccttatacAACTTTTGGCATCTCTTCCCGgattatgggaggacaatcccaatcttgtgatcttgagtttagacttcgtttgataggtgattacccgagcgctGCCGTTATGGTCTCTTTTTActgtgcgacggttgacaacgtcaaagcaaccagttctcaaacaaataagttcaaatcactcaagtattgaggattagtgtctaataagataatgaaatttacttatgacagttTTTCATC encodes:
- the LOC110784042 gene encoding TOM1-like protein 5 isoform X1, which translates into the protein MTMASELVNIATSDKLTEVDWAKNIEICEIVAHDQRQAKDVMKSIKKRLGSKSPNAQLYAVMLLEMLMNNIGEAVHKLVIEAGILPILVKIVKKKSDLPVRERIFLLLDATQTSVGGATGKFPQYYNAYYELVSAGVKFPGTVRPHPVSSDHNSSGANNSNLTIGSIASASERTTKREESQPAPGSSIIEKAKAAMEVLREVLDAVNAQNPEAAKDEFTLDLVEQCSFQKDRVMHLVISSRDEKLVSQAIELNEQLGRILAKHAALLSEEPASTAKAPATPKQLTLSLNDNNHMDSAVCVPNHNMARGGSWASNHKNHAGQLNHINRTDHEETDEEEEAAQLSRRIRKGKALVRPEDEESAQGRPLGLQGISMPTETLHRPLIRPLTLESPSRELTVPPLIPPPPAKHVEREKFFQEKKGDGASLSGHMRGLSLHSRNASNSSYNGSIGSSE
- the LOC110784042 gene encoding TOM1-like protein 5 isoform X2, which produces MLMNNIGEAVHKLVIEAGILPILVKIVKKKSDLPVRERIFLLLDATQTSVGGATGKFPQYYNAYYELVSAGVKFPGTVRPHPVSSDHNSSGANNSNLTIGSIASASERTTKREESQPAPGSSIIEKAKAAMEVLREVLDAVNAQNPEAAKDEFTLDLVEQCSFQKDRVMHLVISSRDEKLVSQAIELNEQLGRILAKHAALLSEEPASTAKAPATPKQLTLSLNDNNHMDSAVCVPNHNMARGGSWASNHKNHAGQLNHINRTDHEETDEEEEAAQLSRRIRKGKALVRPEDEESAQGRPLGLQGISMPTETLHRPLIRPLTLESPSRELTVPPLIPPPPAKHVEREKFFQEKKGDGASLSGHMRGLSLHSRNASNSSYNGSIGSSE